The following are encoded in a window of Telmatobacter sp. DSM 110680 genomic DNA:
- a CDS encoding ribose-phosphate pyrophosphokinase gives MEIGTVTETLEDKQTPGAGDANKQPNPGQAPDGKGKDAKPAPERKRTRNLSEDRRFKLFSGTANRPLSEEIGRHIGVPVGEVKLQRFADGEVYFQLLENVRGVDVFVVQPTCYPVDQNLMELLVMIDALKRASAARITAVVPYYGYARQDRKDRPRVAISAKLIADLLTTAGANRALFVDLHAAQIQGFFNIPVDHMFASPVLVSHFRSLALPNLTVVSPDAGGVERARHFAQKMGAPLAIVDKRRTDINVAEVMNVVGDVAGKTALIIDDIIDTAGTLVKTVDALYANGAAAVYACASHAVLSGPAIDRIANSRLEQVVVTNTIPLREAAQKLPKIKVLSIAGLLGAAIESIHMETSVSTLFS, from the coding sequence ATGGAAATAGGAACGGTGACAGAAACGTTGGAAGACAAGCAGACACCCGGCGCGGGCGACGCGAATAAGCAGCCCAACCCCGGTCAAGCCCCGGACGGGAAAGGCAAGGATGCCAAACCGGCACCTGAGCGCAAGCGGACTCGCAATCTCAGCGAGGACCGCCGCTTCAAGCTTTTCAGCGGAACGGCGAACCGCCCCCTGTCAGAAGAGATCGGGCGGCACATCGGCGTCCCTGTCGGCGAAGTTAAGCTGCAGCGTTTCGCTGATGGCGAGGTCTACTTCCAGCTGCTTGAGAACGTCCGCGGCGTTGACGTCTTTGTCGTCCAGCCCACCTGCTATCCCGTCGACCAGAACCTGATGGAACTGCTGGTCATGATCGACGCCCTCAAGCGCGCCTCGGCAGCCCGCATTACCGCCGTGGTCCCTTATTACGGATATGCGCGCCAGGATCGGAAAGACCGTCCTCGCGTTGCGATAAGCGCCAAGCTGATCGCCGACCTGCTGACCACCGCCGGCGCCAACCGCGCTCTTTTCGTCGACCTGCACGCGGCGCAGATTCAAGGCTTCTTCAATATTCCTGTAGATCACATGTTTGCCAGCCCGGTGCTGGTCAGCCACTTCCGCTCGCTCGCTCTGCCCAACCTAACCGTGGTTTCGCCGGATGCAGGCGGCGTGGAGCGTGCGCGACACTTTGCACAGAAGATGGGCGCCCCACTGGCCATCGTCGACAAGCGCCGCACTGACATCAATGTTGCTGAAGTGATGAACGTCGTCGGAGACGTGGCAGGCAAGACCGCTCTTATCATCGACGACATTATCGACACCGCCGGTACCCTCGTGAAAACCGTCGATGCACTTTATGCCAACGGCGCAGCCGCCGTTTATGCCTGTGCCAGCCACGCGGTGCTTTCGGGCCCGGCCATCGACAGAATTGCCAACTCGCGCCTCGAGCAGGTGGTTGTCACCAACACCATTCCCTTGCG
- a CDS encoding 4-(cytidine 5'-diphospho)-2-C-methyl-D-erythritol kinase, whose product MALSSRARAQRDGYPKRNLILRAFCVDGSFKLQKTASEHQYGPALQWTGMPTTVRSHAKINLGLYIGAPRPDGFHELATVYQTLELHDLVTVSAEAAAATSIRLTSNDRRVPTDNRNTAYKMVALELEALGTPASVSIHIEKRLPVQGGLGAGSANAIAAMIGLEAELGLPPTSAPTFPVFSRHGDSSSDLDDLLIDIGLGGGNWPGRQLQLAEKVGSDVPLFLVGGAVLGRDHGQSVFPLPDFEKVWCVVALPPVGVSTPQAFRDWDALCATEGLTADASEDRLEQLSRAYASAFAGAIPQGQHEPGSSGVPGLAGDLAGPQESALVRTGISSWIQNDFERVVFPQHPSLAEIKRLLAATGTPEAAIHASLSGSGSALFGLYLTRGDAQAAQNRLTAAGVESQITRTLPRSEYWAKMLVRQQG is encoded by the coding sequence ATGGCATTGTCCTCTCGCGCGCGTGCTCAGCGCGACGGGTATCCAAAACGCAACCTGATTCTACGAGCATTTTGCGTTGACGGTTCGTTTAAGTTGCAGAAAACGGCGAGCGAACACCAGTACGGACCCGCTCTACAATGGACCGGTATGCCCACCACTGTCCGATCGCACGCCAAGATCAATCTCGGCCTCTATATAGGTGCGCCGCGGCCGGACGGTTTTCATGAGCTTGCCACTGTTTATCAGACTCTTGAACTGCATGACCTTGTTACCGTATCCGCAGAGGCGGCTGCGGCGACATCGATCCGCCTGACCTCCAACGACCGTCGGGTTCCGACAGATAACCGCAACACTGCGTATAAGATGGTGGCCCTCGAGTTAGAGGCTCTCGGCACTCCCGCAAGTGTCTCCATCCATATCGAAAAACGGCTTCCCGTCCAGGGAGGATTAGGAGCTGGTTCCGCCAACGCGATCGCAGCGATGATCGGCCTGGAAGCAGAACTCGGTCTGCCGCCAACATCCGCTCCCACCTTTCCGGTTTTTTCGAGGCACGGAGATTCCAGCTCCGACCTCGATGATCTTCTGATCGACATAGGTCTGGGGGGTGGCAATTGGCCTGGGCGCCAACTTCAACTGGCTGAGAAAGTTGGCTCCGATGTGCCATTATTTCTGGTCGGTGGCGCCGTGCTCGGTCGGGACCACGGGCAGAGTGTTTTCCCCCTGCCAGACTTTGAAAAGGTGTGGTGCGTCGTCGCCCTTCCACCCGTCGGCGTCTCCACGCCCCAAGCCTTCCGCGACTGGGACGCTCTCTGCGCCACAGAAGGTTTGACCGCTGATGCGTCAGAAGATAGACTGGAACAGTTGAGCCGCGCTTATGCCAGCGCCTTCGCGGGAGCAATCCCGCAAGGTCAGCATGAACCAGGCTCCTCCGGTGTCCCTGGCTTGGCTGGGGACCTGGCCGGACCACAAGAGTCCGCGCTTGTCCGCACCGGGATCAGTAGCTGGATCCAAAACGACTTCGAACGGGTCGTGTTTCCCCAGCATCCCTCCCTTGCAGAAATCAAGCGCCTTCTTGCGGCCACCGGCACTCCGGAGGCAGCCATTCATGCTTCGCTGTCCGGGTCCGGTTCAGCTCTTTTCGGGTTGTACCTGACCCGCGGAGATGCACAGGCAGCCCAAAACAGGCTGACTGCGGCGGGCGTCGAGAGCCAGATCACGCGTACCCTGCCGCGCTCGGAGTATTGGGCAAAGATGCTTGTGCGGCAACAAGGTTGA
- a CDS encoding retropepsin-like aspartic protease has product MPAPGKVAFGFMLRCGCAFLLCFVVWSAYGQGPVPQSSAVQKSAVPSEVYSTPIELIHDKPYVSVMVNGRGPFRFLIDTGTGGQALITRELAEELLLPVTGHAHLTDASGLGEQRSETTWIGSLKLAGVEFSDVEAVVHNLYGDANCQGVLGFTLFEDYLLTLDFPGRRLTLMSGEIREDSDGSVLPFRMPDGVPIVHLKIGERQLDAQIDSGGTGLSVPQKDSAELKFQETPVAFATGESVSTRFEIKAARLQPDVRLGRYIFRHAFVEINAAFPLVNIGSTPLQHFIVTFDQINELVRLHSSEDTLRLDASPSTMQLLNEHQQQQSDNKLVPVG; this is encoded by the coding sequence ATGCCTGCCCCGGGCAAAGTCGCATTCGGATTCATGCTGCGTTGCGGCTGTGCGTTCCTGCTGTGTTTCGTTGTCTGGAGTGCATACGGTCAGGGGCCGGTACCGCAATCTTCCGCAGTTCAGAAGTCCGCAGTTCCATCCGAGGTCTACTCCACTCCAATTGAACTCATTCACGACAAGCCCTACGTTTCCGTAATGGTGAATGGCCGAGGACCTTTTCGATTCCTCATCGATACGGGAACCGGAGGTCAGGCGCTGATTACGCGCGAGTTGGCGGAGGAGCTACTTCTGCCGGTCACGGGGCATGCGCATTTGACAGACGCAAGCGGCCTCGGCGAACAACGCTCCGAGACCACCTGGATCGGCTCTTTGAAGCTTGCTGGTGTGGAGTTTTCAGATGTCGAAGCGGTAGTCCACAACCTCTATGGCGATGCGAACTGCCAGGGGGTTCTAGGGTTCACGCTCTTCGAAGACTACCTGCTGACGCTGGACTTTCCGGGACGCAGGTTAACGTTGATGAGCGGGGAAATCCGTGAAGATTCAGACGGATCGGTGCTGCCTTTTCGAATGCCGGATGGTGTCCCTATTGTGCATCTCAAGATAGGGGAGCGGCAGTTGGACGCACAAATTGATTCGGGTGGTACCGGGCTGAGTGTGCCTCAGAAGGACTCGGCAGAACTGAAATTCCAGGAGACGCCTGTGGCTTTTGCCACGGGCGAATCGGTTTCCACGAGATTCGAAATCAAGGCAGCCCGCCTGCAACCGGATGTTAGGCTTGGCCGGTACATATTCAGGCATGCATTTGTCGAGATTAATGCTGCGTTCCCACTCGTGAACATTGGTTCGACGCCTCTGCAGCATTTCATCGTCACATTCGATCAAATCAACGAACTGGTGCGCCTGCATTCAAGCGAGGACACGCTGCGCCTGGATGCGTCTCCGTCTACGATGCAGTTGCTCAATGAGCATCAGCAGCAGCAATCAGATAACAAACTGGTGCCAGTGGGATGA
- a CDS encoding cupin domain-containing protein, with translation MKRRSFLKSAAASFPFAGFDPTVFATSGVDQPNQGEVISAGKDRLGEVHSRGYSTILFKVLPRETSNGLFVIEHINLVNGGPPLHKHLYQEEYFYLISGEVRFAVGDKRLTLGAGDSILGPRGIPHTFAAVEGKRSHLLISFSPAGKMEDFLRDTAVPNPPVQDAEFFRRYGMELVGPSPFMA, from the coding sequence ATGAAGCGTCGTTCCTTTCTTAAAAGCGCGGCCGCATCGTTTCCATTCGCGGGATTCGACCCGACAGTCTTTGCCACTTCGGGCGTGGACCAACCGAACCAGGGTGAGGTCATTAGCGCGGGGAAAGACCGCCTCGGCGAAGTGCATTCACGAGGCTACAGCACGATCCTGTTCAAGGTGTTACCGCGGGAGACGAGTAACGGGCTCTTTGTGATTGAGCACATAAACCTGGTGAATGGAGGTCCGCCGCTGCATAAACATCTGTACCAGGAGGAGTATTTTTATCTAATTTCAGGCGAGGTGCGGTTTGCAGTGGGCGACAAGCGTTTGACGCTTGGCGCCGGCGACTCGATTCTCGGCCCGCGCGGCATCCCACACACCTTTGCGGCAGTGGAGGGGAAGCGGAGCCATCTGCTGATCTCGTTCTCGCCGGCGGGGAAGATGGAAGACTTTCTGCGCGATACGGCAGTGCCCAATCCACCCGTACAGGATGCGGAGTTCTTTCGCCGATACGGGATGGAGTTGGTGGGGCCATCGCCATTCATGGCTTAG
- a CDS encoding TIM barrel protein, which produces MKISRRGFAQSLAGAAISAAAIPALRADVPDVVVESTSATPFPLSIMLWTVWTDLPFEQRLANVAEAGYTNVELVGEYAKWSDADFDRANSARRRLGIHFDATAGLHNGICNPSVRDPFLAEWKQALTPMHRLDCPAMIVLSGNVVPGLSREQQHQSCIEGLKRAAELVEGKQIDGQPVCLLLECIDPQENPHYFLQSAAEAIEIVRAVNHPQVQFLYDLFHEQIAEGNLIEKLQEHIDVIGLIHVADVPGRNQPGTGEINYANIYRKLAELKYRHVVAMEFHPIGDPIATLRAAKQMVLSATS; this is translated from the coding sequence ATGAAGATAAGCCGCCGTGGGTTTGCACAATCACTTGCCGGTGCAGCAATCAGTGCAGCGGCCATCCCAGCCCTGCGCGCAGATGTTCCTGACGTTGTAGTTGAATCCACATCTGCAACGCCTTTCCCGCTCTCCATCATGTTATGGACCGTCTGGACCGATCTGCCCTTTGAACAACGATTGGCCAACGTTGCTGAAGCCGGCTATACAAACGTCGAATTGGTAGGTGAATATGCGAAATGGAGCGACGCAGATTTCGACCGCGCCAACTCTGCACGAAGACGCCTCGGCATCCATTTTGATGCAACCGCAGGATTGCATAACGGCATTTGCAACCCGTCTGTTCGTGATCCTTTCCTCGCCGAGTGGAAGCAGGCTCTGACGCCGATGCATCGCCTCGATTGTCCTGCCATGATCGTGCTGTCGGGAAACGTTGTCCCCGGACTGTCGCGCGAACAGCAGCATCAAAGCTGCATCGAAGGATTAAAGAGAGCCGCGGAACTTGTTGAGGGCAAACAAATCGACGGCCAACCCGTTTGCCTGCTGCTTGAGTGCATCGATCCTCAAGAGAATCCGCACTACTTCCTGCAGTCGGCAGCGGAGGCAATCGAGATTGTCAGAGCTGTCAACCATCCCCAGGTGCAGTTTCTCTACGATCTCTTCCACGAACAGATCGCCGAAGGCAACCTCATCGAGAAGTTACAAGAGCATATCGATGTGATCGGCCTGATTCACGTCGCCGATGTCCCCGGCCGCAACCAGCCGGGAACCGGCGAGATTAACTACGCCAACATCTATCGCAAGCTTGCTGAACTAAAGTATCGGCACGTTGTGGCTATGGAATTCCACCCCATCGGCGATCCCATTGCGACACTTCGCGCCGCGAAGCAGATGGTCTTAAGTGCCACTTCTTGA
- a CDS encoding DUF2252 domain-containing protein, with protein MSWATPEERRNLGQSRRKQLGRQQNDQLNIKARKTTPLSLLQRAERGRVPALLKLKHRLMADSPFGYFRGAAPVMAADLAVVPNTGIEAQLCGDAHVRNLGAFAAPDGRLVFDINDFDETIRGPFEWDLKRMAASLVLAARESRHKEASARQAVEQCILRYSEQMRTFAKIPLLEVGRFQVHRLGDIQPVHQALLKAERATPLHTLAQLTEPTPGKPDSPRRFKEIQPFLWRIAGSKAEKVLEALGPYQEMLEPQRRHLLSLYRPIDVAFKVVGTGSVGLRDYCIYFEGNGPGDPLFLQIKEEAASAYSPYLPQAHPATQNGQRVVNGQRAMQVQSDPFLGWTNIGSRQFLVRQLNDHKGSIELADLAGSGLMAFGEVCGELLARGHARSGDPLVITGYLGNGQTVAESLARFGTLYADQTEKDWQALRRSGQVEIK; from the coding sequence ATGAGTTGGGCTACACCAGAAGAACGACGAAATCTCGGACAGTCGCGGCGCAAACAACTAGGCCGCCAGCAGAATGATCAGCTCAACATCAAGGCTCGTAAGACCACACCTCTCTCGCTGCTCCAGCGCGCAGAGCGAGGCCGCGTCCCAGCCCTCTTGAAGCTGAAGCATCGGCTCATGGCTGACTCTCCCTTCGGTTACTTCCGAGGTGCAGCGCCGGTTATGGCTGCCGACCTGGCTGTGGTGCCGAATACGGGGATTGAAGCGCAACTTTGCGGAGACGCCCACGTCCGCAATCTCGGCGCCTTCGCCGCACCCGACGGCCGCCTTGTTTTTGATATCAACGATTTCGATGAGACCATACGCGGGCCCTTCGAGTGGGATTTGAAACGCATGGCCGCATCGCTCGTGCTGGCCGCGCGGGAGTCCAGACACAAAGAAGCCTCCGCCCGCCAAGCTGTGGAGCAGTGCATCCTCCGGTACAGCGAGCAGATGCGCACCTTCGCCAAGATTCCGCTGCTTGAAGTCGGGCGCTTTCAAGTGCATCGTCTCGGCGACATTCAACCCGTTCATCAGGCACTGCTGAAAGCCGAGCGCGCCACGCCCTTACACACGCTCGCTCAGCTTACGGAACCCACTCCCGGCAAGCCGGACAGCCCTCGGCGCTTCAAAGAGATCCAACCGTTCCTGTGGAGGATCGCAGGATCGAAAGCTGAAAAGGTGCTCGAAGCCCTTGGTCCTTATCAAGAAATGCTTGAGCCGCAGCGCAGGCACCTGCTCTCGCTCTACCGGCCGATCGATGTGGCTTTCAAAGTAGTGGGCACGGGTTCCGTCGGACTTCGCGACTATTGCATTTACTTCGAAGGCAACGGGCCCGGCGATCCGCTGTTTCTGCAAATCAAAGAGGAAGCTGCATCCGCCTACTCACCCTACCTTCCTCAGGCGCATCCGGCGACTCAGAATGGACAGCGCGTAGTCAACGGTCAGCGTGCAATGCAAGTGCAGTCTGACCCCTTTCTCGGTTGGACCAACATCGGTTCCCGTCAATTTCTGGTGCGGCAACTTAACGACCACAAGGGGTCCATCGAACTCGCCGATCTGGCAGGCAGCGGACTCATGGCCTTCGGGGAGGTATGCGGCGAGTTACTCGCACGGGGTCATGCGCGCTCCGGCGATCCGCTTGTGATCACCGGCTACCTCGGAAACGGCCAGACCGTTGCCGAATCTCTCGCCAGGTTCGGAACCCTCTACGCCGACCAGACCGAAAAAGACTGGCAGGCTCTCCGCAGATCGGGTCAAGTTGAAATAAAGTGA
- a CDS encoding alpha/beta fold hydrolase, whose amino-acid sequence MKQRHYYPVSVLVALLCIAPVIPAQENPKVLTVEGIFAHGGVMSTPPSGIAWSPNGQHLTYLDGGELIDLDPASKKPHVLVGRAKIAALAGGSVSEQDRDHRERYGMANYIWAPDSKHLLFDANGSLWIYDLSNGTGIDVGHSGEGSGDDPKFSPNGEFISFIRNHGLAVVPLRESGTPTVTVAASPNPGIFNGEVDWVYAEELDTKSNYFWSPDSKSLAFLQMIEENVPVYPITDWIPVHASVEIQRYPQPGDLNPDVRVGVVSSKGGKVSWVHVPVEQGQDYIPRFGWVDRKTLWVETLSRDQKHRRIYFAEPGLGTAHSVLELNDEKFIDENFDVYVAHGCIVLTNWSDGHNHIYLYKYDEGRTDTTTATLDRQLTKGDFEVGEVYRVDSDRKEIYYASNEGSPLDQQIWQVGFDGERKQLTTGAGHHNAIFTPIGGSFTDKFSSRMEPPVVELCAVGTTCMTFWGSHAVDAYSLHAPEQIEVKAHDGTTLYATLLLPMNSAERASVPLIVNPYGGPAVQTVLNAWSDGLLFDELLAQHGFAVLHADNRGMGGRGREFAQAAYHNFGPVQFEDQLTVVDAVLAKYPQLDAKRLGWWGWSWGGTFTLYALTHSDRFRAGVAVAPVTDWRNYDSIYTERYMSRPIDFPEGYKDFSVLNSAAKLKGHLLLAHGTGDDNVHIENTVQFIQKLIEAKIPYDLQIYPRKTHSIAGADVRTHLFSRILAQFEQYLKPSVQ is encoded by the coding sequence TTGAAGCAACGTCATTATTACCCCGTGTCGGTGCTTGTCGCGTTGTTGTGCATTGCTCCCGTAATTCCAGCCCAGGAGAACCCAAAGGTTCTTACTGTTGAAGGAATCTTTGCGCACGGTGGAGTGATGAGCACTCCGCCGAGCGGCATCGCCTGGTCGCCCAACGGGCAGCATCTAACCTATCTCGATGGCGGTGAGTTGATCGATCTCGATCCGGCCTCGAAGAAGCCGCATGTACTTGTGGGCCGCGCAAAGATTGCTGCGTTGGCTGGCGGCAGTGTTTCAGAACAGGATCGCGATCACCGCGAGCGGTACGGGATGGCGAACTACATCTGGGCGCCCGATTCGAAGCACCTGCTCTTTGATGCGAACGGCAGCTTGTGGATCTACGATTTGAGCAATGGAACTGGCATTGATGTTGGGCATTCCGGCGAGGGGTCGGGCGACGATCCCAAGTTCTCACCCAATGGTGAATTCATTTCCTTTATTCGTAATCACGGATTGGCGGTTGTTCCTCTTCGCGAATCGGGGACGCCGACAGTGACCGTGGCGGCATCGCCAAATCCTGGAATTTTCAATGGCGAAGTGGACTGGGTGTACGCAGAAGAACTCGATACCAAAAGCAATTATTTCTGGTCGCCGGATTCGAAGAGTCTGGCGTTCCTGCAGATGATCGAAGAGAACGTTCCCGTGTATCCGATTACCGACTGGATCCCCGTGCATGCTTCCGTTGAAATACAGCGCTACCCGCAGCCGGGCGATCTGAATCCCGACGTGCGCGTCGGTGTGGTCAGTTCCAAGGGGGGTAAGGTTTCCTGGGTCCATGTGCCGGTGGAGCAGGGCCAGGACTACATTCCTCGCTTCGGATGGGTCGATCGCAAAACGCTGTGGGTCGAAACGCTGAGCAGAGACCAGAAGCACCGCCGCATCTATTTTGCCGAGCCGGGTCTGGGCACGGCGCACAGCGTTCTTGAACTCAACGATGAAAAATTCATCGATGAAAACTTCGATGTATATGTTGCGCATGGTTGCATTGTGCTGACGAACTGGAGCGACGGCCACAACCACATTTATCTCTACAAGTACGACGAGGGAAGAACCGACACCACTACCGCCACGCTGGACAGGCAGTTGACCAAAGGCGATTTTGAAGTCGGCGAGGTCTACCGGGTCGACTCGGATCGGAAAGAAATCTACTACGCCTCAAATGAAGGCTCGCCTCTCGATCAGCAGATATGGCAGGTTGGCTTTGACGGAGAACGCAAACAACTGACCACGGGTGCAGGCCATCACAACGCGATCTTCACGCCGATTGGAGGCAGTTTCACTGACAAGTTCTCATCAAGGATGGAGCCGCCGGTTGTGGAACTTTGCGCAGTGGGAACTACATGCATGACGTTCTGGGGCTCCCACGCTGTTGACGCGTATAGCCTGCACGCTCCAGAGCAAATCGAGGTGAAAGCACACGACGGGACAACGTTGTATGCCACGCTGCTGCTTCCGATGAACAGTGCTGAGCGAGCCAGTGTGCCTCTAATTGTGAATCCATACGGAGGCCCGGCGGTTCAGACCGTGCTGAACGCTTGGTCCGACGGGCTGCTCTTTGACGAGTTGCTGGCCCAGCATGGATTTGCCGTTCTGCATGCCGACAATCGAGGCATGGGAGGTCGCGGCCGTGAATTTGCGCAGGCGGCATATCACAATTTTGGGCCGGTGCAATTTGAAGATCAGCTGACGGTCGTGGACGCCGTGCTGGCGAAATATCCGCAGCTCGACGCGAAGCGTCTGGGATGGTGGGGTTGGAGTTGGGGCGGCACCTTTACGTTATATGCGCTCACACATTCCGACCGCTTCAGAGCAGGAGTTGCGGTTGCACCTGTTACGGACTGGCGTAATTACGATTCGATCTATACCGAACGCTACATGAGCAGGCCAATCGACTTTCCAGAGGGATACAAGGATTTCTCGGTACTGAATTCGGCTGCGAAGCTGAAGGGGCATTTGCTGCTGGCGCACGGCACGGGCGACGATAATGTGCACATCGAAAACACTGTGCAGTTTATTCAAAAGCTGATCGAGGCGAAGATTCCGTATGACCTGCAGATTTATCCACGCAAGACGCATTCCATTGCCGGGGCGGATGTGCGAACACACTTGTTCTCGCGCATTCTTGCGCAGTTTGAGCAATATCTAAAGCCTTCGGTGCAATAA
- a CDS encoding DUF4440 domain-containing protein: MDEKNFAELRRLELRLMDPAVRHDRANVASLLADDFVEFGASGRVWTRDSILELLATERFDAPVIEDFRCRMLGEHVALVTYRAVRMKPEGERAATLRSSLWMRKSGNWQMYFHQGTKCSE; encoded by the coding sequence ATGGACGAGAAGAATTTTGCGGAGTTGCGTCGACTGGAATTGCGGTTGATGGATCCTGCGGTGCGGCACGATCGTGCGAATGTGGCGTCGCTACTGGCCGATGACTTTGTGGAGTTTGGGGCCTCAGGCCGCGTATGGACGCGCGACTCAATCCTCGAACTGTTGGCTACGGAGAGGTTCGATGCGCCAGTGATCGAAGATTTTCGGTGCAGGATGCTCGGCGAGCATGTTGCTCTGGTAACTTATCGCGCGGTACGCATGAAGCCGGAGGGAGAACGCGCTGCTACTCTACGAAGTTCTCTGTGGATGAGGAAGTCGGGAAACTGGCAAATGTATTTCCACCAAGGTACGAAATGCAGCGAGTGA
- a CDS encoding DNA polymerase: MAGLHGEDEEGCRPEDWPAGTTPQVAIPEPPALAASAFAEGRPPGPYLNWLFVDLNSYFASVEQQDRPELRGKPVGVVPMLADTTCCIAASYEAKAQGVKTGTVVADAKRMCPNILLVEARHEIYVEYHHRIVEAVESCLPVTAVMSIDEMACRLLGRERPLLAALELGRKVKARIQAQVGPFLRSSVGLATSRYLAKVASDMEKPDGLVALTLDVLPEALRRLTLRDLPGIGAKTEKRLNDKGIHTMDDLLKLNCDQSGELWGSVWGGRLWHWLKGEDFEMSETEHLKSISHSHVLAPEMRTAEKAWAVAHKLLHKAAMRLRTHKLWASSIGLAVGFSVPRNQNAPVSRFGVPTRGWHHEIRLSECQDNQTLIGALCRLWAEKPKGQGYDEPYFIGVSLNGLVPDRLHSLNLFDSLDNAKSRTKLLEAMDLLNQKYGMSTLAPATMLAAYKAAPTRIAFHSIPDLF; encoded by the coding sequence ATGGCTGGTTTGCACGGAGAGGACGAAGAGGGTTGCCGTCCGGAGGACTGGCCGGCCGGAACCACGCCACAGGTGGCAATCCCAGAACCTCCCGCACTCGCAGCCTCAGCCTTCGCGGAAGGACGGCCTCCAGGGCCTTACCTCAACTGGTTGTTTGTCGATTTGAACTCCTATTTTGCGTCGGTTGAACAACAGGACCGACCCGAGCTGCGCGGGAAGCCGGTGGGCGTGGTTCCAATGCTGGCCGACACCACTTGCTGCATCGCCGCCAGCTACGAAGCCAAGGCGCAAGGCGTCAAAACCGGGACGGTGGTCGCGGATGCCAAGCGTATGTGTCCCAACATCTTGCTGGTAGAGGCACGGCACGAGATCTATGTGGAATATCACCATCGGATCGTTGAGGCGGTCGAGAGCTGTCTGCCGGTGACGGCGGTGATGTCAATCGACGAGATGGCATGCCGGCTGCTGGGGAGGGAGCGGCCGCTGCTGGCCGCGTTGGAACTGGGTCGCAAGGTAAAGGCGCGCATTCAGGCGCAGGTTGGCCCGTTCCTTCGGAGTTCGGTGGGGCTGGCGACAAGCCGATATCTGGCCAAGGTTGCCAGCGACATGGAAAAGCCGGACGGACTCGTAGCATTGACGTTGGACGTACTGCCTGAGGCATTGCGGCGCCTTACGCTGCGCGATCTGCCGGGCATTGGGGCGAAGACCGAGAAGCGCCTGAATGACAAAGGGATTCACACCATGGATGACCTGCTGAAATTGAATTGCGATCAGTCTGGAGAGCTGTGGGGATCGGTATGGGGCGGGCGGCTATGGCATTGGCTGAAGGGCGAGGACTTCGAGATGTCGGAGACTGAGCATCTGAAGTCGATCAGCCACTCGCATGTGCTGGCGCCAGAGATGCGGACGGCAGAGAAAGCATGGGCGGTGGCGCACAAGCTGCTCCACAAGGCGGCAATGCGACTGCGAACGCATAAGCTCTGGGCGAGTTCGATAGGACTGGCGGTTGGGTTCTCAGTGCCAAGGAACCAGAACGCACCGGTGAGTCGCTTCGGTGTGCCGACGCGCGGATGGCATCACGAGATACGGCTGAGCGAGTGTCAGGATAATCAGACTCTGATCGGAGCGCTATGCCGATTGTGGGCGGAGAAGCCCAAGGGGCAAGGATACGACGAGCCGTATTTTATCGGGGTAAGCCTGAATGGCCTGGTCCCCGATCGCCTGCACTCGCTGAACCTTTTTGATTCGCTCGATAACGCGAAGAGCCGGACGAAATTGCTCGAGGCGATGGACCTTCTCAATCAGAAATACGGAATGAGCACGCTGGCGCCGGCAACAATGCTCGCGGCATACAAAGCCGCACCAACGCGTATCGCGTTTCACAGTATTCCAGATTTGTTCTGA